The Candidatus Margulisiibacteriota bacterium genomic sequence CTTATGTATTATTTTTAAACAAATACTGTATAAATTTTATACAGCACTTTGATTTTTGCTGTAAATACACCAAAAATAATCCTGGCATACAATTTTCTATAACTATGGTCAAATTAGCGATAATGTGAAATAATCGGCCAGATCCGAAGGAGTTGTCAAAATTGACCGAACACAAAAAAGAAGAGCAGAGACAGCAGCATAAAGAAGCGCAGCCTGTCGGGGAAAACCCGGCGGAAAAAGAGTCGGCGGCGGTCAAGGCCGAACCGCAAAGAATAAAAATAGAGGATCTAAAAGCGCAGGAAAATCAAAGCGCGGTGGACGGTAAAAAGGCCGCCGAACTAGCGGAAAAATTAAAAACGGCGGAAGATAAGTATTTGCGTTTATATGCGGAGTTCGATAATTTCCGCAAACGCGCCGAGACGGAAAAAACCGAGCACACCAAATACGCCGCGGGTAAATTTATCGAGGCTGTGCTGCCGGTGCTGGATAGTTTTGAGCGTTCGCAAAAAACGCTGAATGTGGACGCCAGGGCCGGCGAGGAAGTGAAAAAAGGTTTTGCTTTGATACATAAACAACTGGAGGATGTTTTGCGGAAGTTTGGCGTGACAAAAATGACAGCGGTCGGCCAGCTTTTTGACCCGCGCTTTCATGAGGCGGCGCTGCAAAAAGAGTCCGATCAGCCGTCGCAAACCGTGCTGGAAGAATTGCAGACCGGCTATGTAATGTATGACAAAGTATTACGGCCGGCTATGGTTGTAGTGGCAAGATAGGTCGCTGAGCGAAGCCGAAGCGACAGATAATTCTAATAAAGGACACTGCGCTCGGTGTCCAAGAAAAGGAGAAAAAAAATGGGTAACAAAGTAATCGGAATTGACTTAGGCACGACAAATTCCTGCGTGGCGGTGATGGAAGGCGGCAAGCCGGCGGTGATCACCAGCGCGGAAGGCGGACGCACCGTCCCGTCGGTGGTCGGTTTTGCCAAGGACGGCGAGCGGCTGGTCGGCCAGATCGCCAAGCGGCAGGCCGTGACCAATCCGGAGAAAACGATCTATTCGATCAAGCGTTTTATGGGACGCCTGCACAACGAGGTCGGCGAGGAAGAAAAACTGGTGCCGTATCATATTGTTGATGGCAATAACAACGCGGCCGCCGTGAAAATCGATGACAAGACTTACACGCCGCCGGAAATTTCGGCCATGATTTTGCAAAAACTGAAAAATGATGCCGAAGCACATCTCGGTGAAAAAGTCGACAAAGCGGTCATCACCGTGCCGGCTTATTTCAACGACCAGCAGCGGCAGGCGACCAAGGACGCCGGCAAGATCGCCGGTCTGGAAGTTCTGCGCATCATCAATGAGCCGACTGCGGCGGCGCTGGCTTACGGCCTCGACAAAAATAAAAAAGACAGCAAGATCGCGGTGTTCGATTTTGGCGGCGGCACTTTTGATATTTCCGTGCTGGAGATCGGCGACGGTGTTTTTGAGGTGCTCTCCACCAACGGCGACACGCATCTGGGCGGCGACAATATCGACAGTCTTTTAATGGACTGGCTGGTGGATAATTTCAAAAAAGACACCGGTATTGATCTCAAGCAGGACCGCATGGCCCTGCAGCGTCTGCGCGAAGCCGCGGAAAAAGCCAAAATGGAATTATCTTCCGCGACTACGACAGAGATCAATCTGCCGTTCATTTCCGCTGGCGCGGACGGCCCGAAACATCTCAACATCTCTTTGAGCCGCGCCAAATTTGAGCAAATGATCGCGGAGATTTTGACCAAACTTAAAAAACCCTGCGAGATCGCCGTGAAAGACGCCGGTGTGGCCATGTCCGACATCAATGAGGTTATTTTGGTCGGTGGCTCGACGCGCATACCCTGCGTGCGCCAGATGGTCAAGGATTTTTTCGGCAAAGAGCCGAATGCTTCGATCAACCCCGACGAGTGTGTGGCGGTCGGCGCGGGCATACAGGGCGGCGTGCTGGCTGGCGAGGTCAAGGATATCGTGCTGCTCGATGTGACGCCGTTGACGCTCGGTATCGAAACGCTGGGCGGCGTGGCGACGCCGTTGATCACCAAGAACACCACGATCCCGACTAAAAAATCGCAGGTCTTCTCGACGGCGGCGGACAGCCAGACCGCGGTGGATATTCATATCGTGCAGGGCGAGCGGCAGTTTGCCAAGGACAACCGCACGCTGGGCAATTTTCAGCTGCGGGATATACCGCCAGCGCCGCGCGGCGTGCCGCAGATCGAAGTCGCTTTTGACATTGACGCCAACGGCATTGTGAATGTTTCGGCCAAAGACCTCGGCACCGGCCGCGAGCAAAAAATTACGATCACCAATTCTTCCGGTCTGTCCAAAGAGGAGATCGAAAAGATGCGCAAAGAAGCCGAAGCGCACGCCGAGGAGGACAAAAAACAAAAAGAACAGATCGACACCAAAAACGAAGCGGACGCGCTGATGTATCAGGCCGAAAAAACTTTGACGGATAATAAAGATAAGATTCCGGCGGATAAAAAAACCGCTTTGGAAGCGCAGATCGCCGATCTCAAAAAAGCTCTGGACAAAAACGATCTGAACGAGATCAAGGCCAAAAAAGAAAGTCTACAAAAAGTGGTTTATGAAATCGGCACAGCTTTGTATCAGGCGGCCAATGCGCAGGGGCAGGCTGGCGGAAATGCCGACAGCGGGAAAAAAGACGACAAGGTGGTCGACGCGCAGTACGAAGAGGTAAAGGACGAGAAAAAAGAAGACCAGAAAGAAGACAAGAAAGAATAAGGAATGTCTAAAGATTTTTACGAGGCGCTGGGCGTCAGCAAAAACGCTAGCGAGGATGAGCTGAAAAAAGCTTACCGCAAGCTGGCGCGCCAGTACCACCCCGACGTCAATAAAGAAGCCGGCGCCGAAGATAAATTCAAGGAAATTCAAAGAGCTTATGAGACGCTCTCCGACCCGCAGAAACGCCGCCAGTACGATCAGTTCGGCGAGGCGGCGACCAATGGCACGGGCGGTTTTGGCCAGGGCTTTGGCGGCTTCAGCGAGGGTTTCGGTGATTTCGCGCAGGGTTTCGGCGTCGATATGGAAAGTATTTTTGAGAATTTTTTTGGCCGTGGCGGAGGCCGGCGGCGGGACCGCAGCGGCGCGCAGGATGGCGACAATCTGCGCTTTGATCTGCGCGTGCCTTTTGAAGTGGCTGTGCACGGCCGCGAATATACGCTGGATATTCCTCAATTGGTGGTTTGCGCGGAATGTGGCGGCTCGGGAGCGAAAGCCGGCACCAAGCCGGTGACCTGCGCGAAATGCGGCGGACAGGGGCGGGTGCGCGTCGTGCAAAATACCATACTCGGTTCATTTGAGCAGGTGATCACCTGTCCAGACTGCCATGGCGAAGGCAAGCTGATCTCCGAGCCCTGCCCGCACTGCCGCGGAGCTGGCCGCGAGCGCAAGATCAACAAAGTCAAAGTCAAAGTCCCCGCCGGAGTGGAGACCGGCATCCGCCTGCGGGTTTCCGGCGCGGGCAGCGCGGGACTGCGCGGCGGCAAGTCTGGTGATCTTTTCATATATATAGAAGTCGAGGACAGCGCTGTTTTTGAACGCGACGGACAGGATCTGTACAGCACGGAAACGATCTCTTACGCGCAGGCTGCTCTGGGCGCGGCGATCAATGTGCGGTCGGCCACCGGCCAGATCAAAGTGGATATTCCGGCGGGCACGCAGCCCGGCGCGACATTGCGTCTGCGCGGCAAGGGATTGCCGGCGGTGCACAATCCCTTGTCACGCGGCGATCATTTCCTCAAGATCAATATCGCCGTGCCCAAAAATCTTTCCGGCAAGCAAAAAGACCTGCTTTTGAATTTTGCGAAATCCATAAATGACGCTATAATTAAATAGAAAAGCCGGACGAAAGGAGTTTTTATGTATTATTTTGGTAGCGATCCGTTTTTTTTCTTAATAATCGTGACGCTGGGGCTGTCCCTGCTGGCGCAGTGGAAAGTCCAGTCCACCTATGCGCGTTATGCCAAGGTCGCCGCCGGGCGGGGCCTGACCGCTGAAGAAGTGGCCGGGCAGATCCTGAGCCATTACGGGGTGAATATCCCGATACAGGCGGTAGCCGGCAATTTGACCGACCATTACGACCCGAAAAAACGGACGCTCAATCTCTCCAGCGGGGTTTACGGCGCGCGGTCGATCGCCGCTTACGGCATTGCCGCCCATGAAGCCGGCCATGCTATTCAGCATGCCAAAACTTACTCGCCGCTCATGTTCCGCAACTGGTTTTATCCGGCGGCGGCTCTCGGCTCCAATCTCGGGCCGTGGCTTTTTATCATCGGGCTTTTTGTCGGCGTGGCGCAACTGGTCGATCTCGGTATAGTCTTTTTTGCCGCGGCGGTAATTTTCTCAATAGTCACTTTGCCAGTGGAATTCGACGCCAGCCGCCGCGCGATCGCCGCTCTGCGCAGTGAGGCTTACCTCTCGGCGACGGAATTGCGCGGCGCGAAAAACGTGCTTGACGCCGCGGCGCTGACTTATGTGGCCGCGACGCTGATGGCCGTTTTGCAGTTTGCCAGACTGCTCTTTATGCGGAACAACCGCCGGAACTAAAGGCGGGAATAGCCGTAAATTTCGATGCCGTGACACGTATTGTCATATCATTTTGCCAGAAGATCCAGCCAGTATTATCTTTAGACGCTCAAGCCGTGGGGAAATTAATAAAATTCAAGAGGCCGCGACACAAGTTGTCATAGTTGTGTTATAATAAAGGCGTCTATGAAGCAGGCTAAAAATTTAGATCAGGCCACGCTGCTGCGCGTGTACCAGATAGATCACGCCATACGCGGCGGCGAATATCCCAACTGCACCACGCTGGCCAAACAGTTTGACCCGCCGCTTTCGGCGCGCACGATAGCCCGTGACATCGAAACTATGAAAAAACAATTTCAAGCGGAGATTTTTTACGATCCTAAACACAACGGCTATTATTATGCGGTGGGACGCGCGCCGCTTTTGCGGGAATTAACTTTTGCTGACGGAGAACTGCTGGCGCTTTTGCTCATCAGACGGCTTTTGACCCGCGCCGATCAGCCGACTAAAAATATTTTTCTGCGCGTTTTAAATAAGCTCAAAATGCTGGCGCCGGATAAGACGATCTTGAGCGCGGAAAACATCGGCGATTTATTGTCCGTAGAGTTTAAAATTCCCGAAATTGAAAATCTCAGTGTTTATCATACTTTGCTGGAAGCCTTGCAGCGCAAGGTTTCCGTGCGGGTGAAATATTTTGATCCGCAGGCCGGCGCGCTCGAACATTACGAATTCGATCCCTATCATCTGCGTTACAGCAAGTCGGATTGGTACGCCGTCGGTTTTTGCCACGAGACGCAAAAGCTCCGCGTCCTGGCCGCGGCGAACATCAAGCAGCTCAAGATTTCCGGCGTAAAATTCCGCACTCCAGAAGATTTCAACGCCGCCGAATTGTTCAGCCGCGCCTGGTTTCCCGGGCGCAAAGGAGCGTGCGTGGTCAAGCTGCGTTTTGTTCCGCGCGTCGCCAGATGGCTGGGTGAAAAAGTCTGGCACCCCGCGCAAAAAACCACTATCCTGCCCAGCGGCGCGCTCGTGCTGGAGCTGCCTGTCGAGGAAAACAGCGGCATCATCGATTGGATCTTAAGTTTCGGCGGCAAAGTCGAAGTTCTGGAGCCGCGGGAACTGCGCGAAGCAGTTCAGCAGGAAGCGCTGGCCATACTCAAGAATACGCACTGAATTTACGGTTTACTATGACAATACATGTCGTAATATGCAAAAACGTATTTGCCCGGTCGTTTTGTTTTGCGCGGACACGCAAGAAAATTAGAATTACCGCCTTTTGATATGACAGTTCGTGTCATAGCATTTCAAATCTGACCGAATGATTTTAGGATTGATATGACATGCCGTGTCGCACATTGAGGTTTAAGGAGCGGGGCTGACTTTTTGGCCTATTTTTAGATGCTGCAATTCCGGCTTGGCCGTGAGATTGACCCGCGAGGCATGGGAATATTGGGGCGTCAGGGGCAGGATTTGAGCGCGGTCAAAAACAGCTTGTGTCCGCGCGGCAAGCTCACAAACCGCCAGCGCGTTGGCCGGACGATTTTCGATGATAAAGTTTTCCGGCTCGCGGAGAATATTTTGCTTCACGACATGATCGGGCTCGAGGCGGCGCAGATCCTGGTCGAACAACGCGGTGGTCACTTCACCACGGCAGGCGTTCAAGATGACCCGTATCTTTTTGCCGCCGGCTTCCGCGCGGTACTGCGCGGCCAGAGCTGCCAGAGTTGAGACCGTCACGAGCGGGATGCGCAATTCCAGCGCCAGAGTTTTAGCCGTGACCAGCGAGAGCCGCAAACCGGTGAACGCGCCCGGGCCGATGGCGATGCCCAGACGGGAGATTTTTTTTAAATTTATTTTGGCCGCGCGAAAAAGTTCATCAAGGTAGTCTGGAAGATACTCGGCTTTGATGGTTGCCCCGCGGTATTTTTTTTCGACGGACACTGAGCGGAGTCGAAGTGTCCGGCCTGAAACGACCGCCAGACATAGATCTTCCGTGGCGAAATTAAAGCCTAAAGTTAACATTCCGGATATATTAGCAAACGCCGATTTTTTTGCAACGATTTTTGGCAGGTGACGATAAATAAGAAAGAGGAGCGCTATGCGTTTATTGCGAAAAGTCATAAATTTTGCCGATACCGAAGTCGCGGCTTACAATGGAATCAAGGAAGACAGTCTCGCGCCAGTTGATAAATTTGTGAACAAAACTGGCCGTAAAGTTTTTGACCTGTCGCTGGTCTATCCGCTGCGGGACAACAATTTGGCGCGGCTGCTGCTGCCTTTGCAGGAGGAGATCAGCGGTATTCTGGGCGATGGCGCGAGAATGCAGGGACATTTTTATCCGGCGGCGGAAGAGCTGCATATGACCTTGTTCCATCTTGCGTTAAGAAGCCCTTTGCTCTCTGAGGCGCATAAACAAGGGCACAGAGAAGCGGCCCTGGAACTGTTCTTAAACGAAAAGAGAAAAGAATTTTTCGTTAGTCCCAAGATCCATTTCTCTGGCGGCAGCGCGGCTCAAGACGCGGTGATAATTCACGGCTACAATTTTGCCGAACTGAACGAATCACGCCTCAGGATCGCGCGTTATGGGTTGCGCCGGGTGTTTGAACACGGACAGGGCTACGAGATACGCCCGCGGCTTTTTGACCGCAAACGCGCCCATGAGCTTGCCCGGCAGATCTTCTATGACGATAAGGTTTATCCGAATCTAGCGCATTTGACCCTGCTCAGATTTGGCCGCCCGCTCACCGCGAACGAACGTCTGGAGATCAACGCGCTGCTGGACAGCATTGATTTTGGTGAAACTGTTTTTTCGGAATTAGGTTTGTATGAGTTCTCCAGTTTTGGTGTATTTTCCAGCGGCCAGCAGCGCGCCCGGCTGATATTTACAGGGCCGGAGAACTAATGTCTTTCAGGCGAAAAGGGGAACTTTCCCTGACAAAAAATCTTCCAGAGAAAAGTTCGCGCTGCCAATAATAAAACTCAAAGCCTGCGGATATTTTTTTTGGAATTCGAGACTGCCGCCGCTTTTTTTGATCCGGCCGCTTTTTATTTCGAGGGCGGTGATTTTAGCGCCTTTTTGCAGTACAAAATCAACCTCGTGGTCACGCTCACGCCACCAGAAAACCTGGAAATCTTCTTCCCGGCCGCGCGCCAGCAGATAAGCCCCCGCGGCGCTTTCGACCAGATGACCTCTGGCTTCGGGGTTTTCCAAAAAACGCCGCCGGCTCGCGCCGTCCGCATAAGTAAGTAGGGACGTGTCGAACACCATAAAGCGAGGCGAACTCTGTCTAACCCTGAGCTTATTCAAGGAAAATTTGGGCAGACCGCAGAGCATATTGGCTTTTTCCAGCAGTTCCAGATAATGGGCGAGCGTCACCGTATTGCCCGCGTCCTGTAATTGCCCCAGTATCTTGGTGTAGGACAGCTCCTGCGCGGAATAACCGGCGCCCAGCTTAAAAAGAGAACGTAGCAGCGCGGGTTTGCGCACTTCTTCCATTAAAAAAATATCCTGAGAGATCGTCGGCTCGACGATAGACGCCCCGATGTACCGCGCCCAGCGTTCCTCGTTGTTTTTCAGCGCAGCCGCGCCCGGATAACCGCCGAAAAAAAGAAAATCTTGCAGGGTATAACCAAAAGCTTTCCGACATTCCGCATAATTCCAGTGCGGACAGTAAAGCGCTTCAAAACGTCCCAGCAGGGATTCGCTTAAACCTTTCTGGATTAGCAGGCTGGAAGAGCCGGTCAAAACTACTTTGAGAGGAATGTTCTGGCGGGTGTCTTCATCCCAGAGTTGTTTGACTGTGGCTGACCATTGCGGAATTTTTTGGATCTCATCAATAACCAGCAGCGCGGGTTTGCGTTGTTGCTTTTGCAGCAGCCGCGCCTGCGCCCAGGCGTTGCTCAGCCACTCGCGCGAGGCCAGCACGGGATCGTCCGCGCTGACAAAATGCCGGGGGATTTTTAAACCGCGGAGCGCCTGGGTGACGGCGGTGGTTTTACCCGTCTGGCGGGGGCCGACAACTATTTGCATAAAGCGCCGTTTTTCCCGCAAGCGGTTTTTTAATTGCTGGACCAGCGCCCGCTTGAACATAAAAGCTCCTTGTGCTGAATACTCAGCATATTTATTTATTTACTCATTATAATGAGTAAATTGTAAATGTCAAGGAAGCGCGGTACGCGGGCGTTATTTTTTAACCAGCGTGAGCAGATATTTTTTCTGCAATTTACCGAGCAGACGGCAGGCGTCCTCGTTGTATTTGCGCAATAATTGCGCGGAGCTGTGAGACAGACTGGTTTCCGGTTTGAGCAATTCGTACACTTCGATGCCGAAAGCCGCGGCCAGCTTGGACAGCGTGGCCGGCGAAGCCCAGGTCTTGCCAGTTTCTAAACTGCTGAGAAAAGTCACCGAGATATTTATTTTGTCCGCCAAATCTATTTGTGACCAGCCGGAACGATTACGATAATGTCTGATGTTTTCCGCTAAAATATTTACAATATCTTTATCTGCCATCACATCAAATACTCCTATCCTATATTAGTTTAAGATTGAATTATGCTTTTGCATTGACAAGCAGGCAAACAAGTAATATAATTAGTTATATATAAAGTATTATGGGATATTAAGAAGGGGGTATTTTTATGACAAACGCAGGCAATTACAGTGACACTTATACCGGGATTACGAAAGGCGCTCCGCTTTCAGCGGCAACCATGACCGCGGCGCTGAATACCAAGGAAAAAGTGGCCAACAAGCAGGTCTCT encodes the following:
- the dnaJ gene encoding molecular chaperone DnaJ; translation: MSKDFYEALGVSKNASEDELKKAYRKLARQYHPDVNKEAGAEDKFKEIQRAYETLSDPQKRRQYDQFGEAATNGTGGFGQGFGGFSEGFGDFAQGFGVDMESIFENFFGRGGGRRRDRSGAQDGDNLRFDLRVPFEVAVHGREYTLDIPQLVVCAECGGSGAKAGTKPVTCAKCGGQGRVRVVQNTILGSFEQVITCPDCHGEGKLISEPCPHCRGAGRERKINKVKVKVPAGVETGIRLRVSGAGSAGLRGGKSGDLFIYIEVEDSAVFERDGQDLYSTETISYAQAALGAAINVRSATGQIKVDIPAGTQPGATLRLRGKGLPAVHNPLSRGDHFLKINIAVPKNLSGKQKDLLLNFAKSINDAIIK
- a CDS encoding zinc metallopeptidase — translated: MYYFGSDPFFFLIIVTLGLSLLAQWKVQSTYARYAKVAAGRGLTAEEVAGQILSHYGVNIPIQAVAGNLTDHYDPKKRTLNLSSGVYGARSIAAYGIAAHEAGHAIQHAKTYSPLMFRNWFYPAAALGSNLGPWLFIIGLFVGVAQLVDLGIVFFAAAVIFSIVTLPVEFDASRRAIAALRSEAYLSATELRGAKNVLDAAALTYVAATLMAVLQFARLLFMRNNRRN
- the grpE gene encoding nucleotide exchange factor GrpE codes for the protein MTEHKKEEQRQQHKEAQPVGENPAEKESAAVKAEPQRIKIEDLKAQENQSAVDGKKAAELAEKLKTAEDKYLRLYAEFDNFRKRAETEKTEHTKYAAGKFIEAVLPVLDSFERSQKTLNVDARAGEEVKKGFALIHKQLEDVLRKFGVTKMTAVGQLFDPRFHEAALQKESDQPSQTVLEELQTGYVMYDKVLRPAMVVVAR
- a CDS encoding ATP-binding protein; this translates as MFKRALVQQLKNRLREKRRFMQIVVGPRQTGKTTAVTQALRGLKIPRHFVSADDPVLASREWLSNAWAQARLLQKQQRKPALLVIDEIQKIPQWSATVKQLWDEDTRQNIPLKVVLTGSSSLLIQKGLSESLLGRFEALYCPHWNYAECRKAFGYTLQDFLFFGGYPGAAALKNNEERWARYIGASIVEPTISQDIFLMEEVRKPALLRSLFKLGAGYSAQELSYTKILGQLQDAGNTVTLAHYLELLEKANMLCGLPKFSLNKLRVRQSSPRFMVFDTSLLTYADGASRRRFLENPEARGHLVESAAGAYLLARGREEDFQVFWWRERDHEVDFVLQKGAKITALEIKSGRIKKSGGSLEFQKKYPQALSFIIGSANFSLEDFLSGKVPLFA
- a CDS encoding helix-turn-helix domain-containing protein yields the protein MADKDIVNILAENIRHYRNRSGWSQIDLADKINISVTFLSSLETGKTWASPATLSKLAAAFGIEVYELLKPETSLSHSSAQLLRKYNEDACRLLGKLQKKYLLTLVKK
- the dnaK gene encoding molecular chaperone DnaK, with the translated sequence MGNKVIGIDLGTTNSCVAVMEGGKPAVITSAEGGRTVPSVVGFAKDGERLVGQIAKRQAVTNPEKTIYSIKRFMGRLHNEVGEEEKLVPYHIVDGNNNAAAVKIDDKTYTPPEISAMILQKLKNDAEAHLGEKVDKAVITVPAYFNDQQRQATKDAGKIAGLEVLRIINEPTAAALAYGLDKNKKDSKIAVFDFGGGTFDISVLEIGDGVFEVLSTNGDTHLGGDNIDSLLMDWLVDNFKKDTGIDLKQDRMALQRLREAAEKAKMELSSATTTEINLPFISAGADGPKHLNISLSRAKFEQMIAEILTKLKKPCEIAVKDAGVAMSDINEVILVGGSTRIPCVRQMVKDFFGKEPNASINPDECVAVGAGIQGGVLAGEVKDIVLLDVTPLTLGIETLGGVATPLITKNTTIPTKKSQVFSTAADSQTAVDIHIVQGERQFAKDNRTLGNFQLRDIPPAPRGVPQIEVAFDIDANGIVNVSAKDLGTGREQKITITNSSGLSKEEIEKMRKEAEAHAEEDKKQKEQIDTKNEADALMYQAEKTLTDNKDKIPADKKTALEAQIADLKKALDKNDLNEIKAKKESLQKVVYEIGTALYQAANAQGQAGGNADSGKKDDKVVDAQYEEVKDEKKEDQKEDKKE
- the tsaB gene encoding tRNA (adenosine(37)-N6)-threonylcarbamoyltransferase complex dimerization subunit type 1 TsaB, which codes for MLTLGFNFATEDLCLAVVSGRTLRLRSVSVEKKYRGATIKAEYLPDYLDELFRAAKINLKKISRLGIAIGPGAFTGLRLSLVTAKTLALELRIPLVTVSTLAALAAQYRAEAGGKKIRVILNACRGEVTTALFDQDLRRLEPDHVVKQNILREPENFIIENRPANALAVCELAARTQAVFDRAQILPLTPQYSHASRVNLTAKPELQHLKIGQKVSPAP
- a CDS encoding WYL domain-containing protein; the protein is MKQAKNLDQATLLRVYQIDHAIRGGEYPNCTTLAKQFDPPLSARTIARDIETMKKQFQAEIFYDPKHNGYYYAVGRAPLLRELTFADGELLALLLIRRLLTRADQPTKNIFLRVLNKLKMLAPDKTILSAENIGDLLSVEFKIPEIENLSVYHTLLEALQRKVSVRVKYFDPQAGALEHYEFDPYHLRYSKSDWYAVGFCHETQKLRVLAAANIKQLKISGVKFRTPEDFNAAELFSRAWFPGRKGACVVKLRFVPRVARWLGEKVWHPAQKTTILPSGALVLELPVEENSGIIDWILSFGGKVEVLEPRELREAVQQEALAILKNTH